Proteins found in one Paenibacillus borealis genomic segment:
- a CDS encoding winged helix-turn-helix transcriptional regulator — MNNQSNDGLQAVSQLTMLEDCTVTRQILDRVGDKWSMLIIVNLGAQSLRFKELQRRSSGISQRMLTQTLRHLERDGLVWRKATPTVPLTVEYGLTPLGESLLGPLTLLVEWVNGNRGEIAKARISYDSGRDETEVVTEVETEAPPAAEAIGAE, encoded by the coding sequence TTGAACAATCAATCGAATGATGGGTTACAAGCAGTCTCTCAACTGACTATGCTGGAGGATTGCACGGTTACCCGGCAGATCCTGGACCGTGTTGGTGATAAATGGAGTATGCTGATTATTGTGAACCTTGGTGCGCAGTCTTTGCGGTTCAAGGAACTGCAGCGCCGTTCCAGCGGCATCTCGCAGCGTATGCTGACCCAGACACTTCGCCATCTGGAACGTGATGGTTTGGTCTGGCGCAAAGCTACGCCTACAGTCCCTTTAACTGTAGAGTACGGTCTTACACCGCTGGGCGAATCTCTTCTTGGCCCGTTGACGTTACTGGTAGAATGGGTGAATGGAAACCGTGGCGAAATCGCCAAGGCAAGGATCAGCTATGATAGCGGCCGCGACGAAACTGAAGTTGTAACAGAAGTAGAAACAGAAGCGCCGCCAGCGGCGGAAGCGATAGGAGCGGAATAA
- a CDS encoding dipeptidase, translating to MSYETYFQTEREAQLTELKQWLAIPSISAISTHKEDVNAAAGWLVETLKRAGLDNIELHPTAGHPVIYADYLHAPGKPTILVYGHYDVQPVDPLNLWTTPPFEPEIRDGKLYARGATDDKGQVFMHIKAIEAILKQEGTLPVNIKLCIEGEEEIGSVNLPPFLEANQDKLAADAVLVSDTSLLERGRPAICTGLRGLCSLEVTVNTALTDLHSGSYGGGVPNALHALVSLLSSLHDDKGRVSVEGFYEGVPTLSPLLREEFAKQGVDEDKIRAGLGLEQLYGEEGYSFVERVGARPTLELNGVYGGFQGEGSKTVIPKEAHAKITCRLVGDQDPQHILDAVEAHLKANIQSGAKVHVKQMEKARAFNIDPSHPILQTAADAYGKVYGTRALFTKDGGSIPIMESFSRILKAPVVLMGFGLDDENLHAPDEHFNLENFDKGLLTIVEFLKTV from the coding sequence ATGTCTTACGAAACTTATTTCCAGACTGAGCGCGAGGCTCAGCTGACCGAACTCAAGCAATGGCTGGCCATTCCAAGTATTTCGGCTATTTCCACCCATAAGGAAGATGTGAACGCCGCCGCAGGCTGGCTGGTAGAGACCCTGAAACGCGCCGGACTGGACAATATCGAGCTGCATCCCACTGCAGGCCATCCTGTTATATATGCAGACTATCTTCACGCCCCGGGCAAGCCGACTATTCTGGTATATGGACATTACGATGTACAGCCGGTTGATCCGCTGAACCTGTGGACTACCCCTCCGTTTGAACCGGAGATCCGTGACGGCAAGCTGTACGCCCGCGGAGCTACTGATGACAAAGGCCAGGTGTTTATGCACATCAAAGCCATCGAAGCCATCCTCAAGCAGGAAGGCACCTTGCCGGTCAATATCAAGCTGTGCATCGAAGGCGAAGAAGAGATCGGCAGTGTGAATCTGCCTCCATTCCTGGAAGCCAACCAGGACAAGCTGGCGGCAGATGCAGTACTTGTCTCGGATACCTCCCTGCTCGAACGCGGACGCCCTGCGATCTGCACCGGACTGCGCGGACTGTGCTCACTTGAAGTCACTGTGAACACCGCACTGACAGATCTGCACTCCGGCTCCTACGGCGGCGGCGTACCTAATGCTCTACATGCCCTGGTATCTCTGCTCAGCTCGCTTCATGATGACAAGGGCCGCGTGTCCGTTGAAGGCTTCTACGAAGGCGTGCCTACGCTCTCCCCGCTGCTGCGTGAGGAATTCGCCAAGCAGGGTGTGGATGAAGACAAAATCAGAGCAGGTCTTGGCCTGGAGCAGTTATACGGCGAGGAAGGCTACAGCTTCGTAGAACGGGTTGGCGCACGTCCAACGCTTGAATTGAACGGCGTATACGGCGGCTTCCAGGGCGAAGGCAGCAAGACTGTTATTCCGAAGGAAGCTCATGCTAAGATTACCTGCCGCCTTGTCGGCGACCAGGACCCGCAGCATATCCTGGATGCCGTAGAAGCGCATCTGAAGGCTAATATCCAGAGCGGCGCGAAAGTACATGTGAAGCAGATGGAGAAAGCCCGCGCCTTCAACATCGACCCTTCTCATCCAATTCTGCAGACTGCCGCGGATGCTTACGGCAAAGTGTACGGCACCCGTGCCCTCTTCACCAAAGACGGCGGCTCGATCCCGATCATGGAGAGCTTCTCCCGCATCCTGAAAGCTCCTGTAGTACTGATGGGCTTTGGTCTGGACGACGAGAACCTGCATGCTCCGGATGAGCATTTCAATCTGGAGAATTTCGATAAAGGTCTGCTGACCATTGTAGAATTCCTGAAGACCGTATAA
- a CDS encoding putative bifunctional diguanylate cyclase/phosphodiesterase, producing MRQEERKTIHAAIIGAALFLLIQIFRTPLGHIEDKDVLLAFYLILGCCTVAFGFAIFAQGWLLFSNKLSKARLYTSALFLGVCIFDFLHVLSFAGIPGIASYISYEQSLWLLTFSRLASALGIVFIFCRADQPVSVDSKHKVFRNSFLVILLSAALFGFGNLIVPGLAGYPWVETVRDLMNMAVLFVYLLGVGIIVYPGKIEKSASLLIIIRSLVFFALAQVFFMNLFSVGDLDYLFGMLSSGVAYYLLLTGVYRLTIEEPFQENQQAEARINYLAFHDDLTGLPNRRRLMQRMEEIVIQSEKDKSRGFSGLVIMNINHFKNINDSLGHYAGDLLLQLVSQRIGSEVRVNEELYSMGADEFAFLMTERTGLENCLVRANELLRLFETPVSLESGEYHISLSLGMSIYPGDGDTAEQLIQNADTAVHNAKEQGVDIRRYIPAMQMKAKERLKLENDLRRALERGEFYLVYQPQVLLETEEIVGMEALLRWNHPKRGLVSPVDFIPIAEESGMIVPIGEWVLRTACQQNKTWQNAGYRPICVSINLSMRQFLQPNLAGKIGAILQEIGLDPSYVDLEITESMTLDKETAFDQLNRLKRLGVCISIDDFGTGYSSLHYLKNMPIDRLKIDRSFVSEVMEDSNNAAIVSTITSMAHHLKLKVTAEGVENKEQLHFLRQQHCHEAQGFLFSKPVKAEEFELSFLKPLLEMPS from the coding sequence ATGAGACAAGAAGAGAGAAAGACCATTCATGCGGCGATAATAGGGGCTGCGCTGTTCCTTCTGATCCAGATTTTTCGTACACCGCTGGGCCATATAGAGGATAAAGATGTACTTCTGGCATTCTATCTAATTTTGGGCTGCTGCACTGTGGCTTTTGGCTTTGCGATTTTCGCCCAGGGCTGGTTGTTATTCTCCAATAAATTATCCAAAGCAAGACTTTATACATCCGCACTGTTTTTGGGTGTATGTATTTTTGATTTCCTGCATGTACTAAGTTTCGCAGGCATTCCCGGAATTGCCTCTTACATCAGTTATGAGCAATCCTTATGGCTGCTGACCTTCTCGCGGCTTGCCAGTGCGCTGGGGATCGTGTTTATCTTCTGCAGGGCAGACCAGCCGGTGTCGGTTGACAGCAAGCACAAAGTGTTCCGGAATTCTTTTTTGGTGATTCTGCTGTCTGCGGCACTGTTTGGCTTCGGGAACCTGATTGTCCCTGGACTGGCGGGTTATCCGTGGGTGGAGACAGTAAGAGATCTGATGAATATGGCAGTGCTGTTTGTTTATCTGCTTGGGGTAGGCATAATTGTATATCCGGGCAAAATTGAGAAGTCGGCCTCTTTGCTGATTATTATACGCTCTCTTGTATTCTTTGCGCTGGCTCAGGTCTTCTTCATGAATCTGTTCAGTGTCGGAGATTTGGATTACCTCTTCGGGATGCTCAGCAGCGGAGTGGCTTATTATCTGCTGCTGACCGGAGTCTACAGATTGACGATCGAGGAGCCCTTTCAGGAGAACCAGCAGGCAGAGGCCCGGATTAATTACCTGGCCTTCCACGATGATCTGACAGGTCTTCCGAACAGACGCCGCCTGATGCAGCGTATGGAAGAAATCGTCATCCAGAGTGAGAAGGATAAAAGCCGCGGATTCTCGGGTCTGGTCATCATGAACATCAATCATTTCAAGAATATCAATGATTCTCTCGGGCACTATGCAGGAGATCTGCTGCTGCAGCTGGTCTCCCAGCGGATCGGGAGTGAGGTTAGAGTGAATGAAGAGCTCTACAGCATGGGAGCGGATGAGTTTGCTTTTCTGATGACGGAGCGGACGGGTCTTGAGAATTGTCTGGTCCGGGCGAATGAGCTTCTGCGGCTGTTTGAGACACCGGTAAGCCTTGAATCTGGGGAATATCATATCTCCCTTAGTCTGGGGATGAGTATCTATCCCGGAGACGGGGATACGGCAGAGCAGTTAATCCAGAACGCGGACACTGCCGTGCACAATGCCAAAGAGCAAGGGGTGGATATCCGCCGCTACATACCGGCTATGCAGATGAAGGCGAAGGAACGCCTCAAGCTGGAGAATGATCTGCGCAGAGCACTGGAGCGTGGTGAGTTCTATCTCGTCTATCAGCCGCAGGTCCTGCTGGAGACCGAAGAGATTGTCGGTATGGAGGCGCTGCTGCGCTGGAATCATCCCAAGCGGGGACTCGTCTCTCCCGTAGATTTCATCCCAATCGCAGAAGAGAGCGGAATGATTGTTCCGATTGGGGAATGGGTGCTCAGAACCGCCTGCCAGCAGAACAAAACATGGCAAAATGCCGGTTACCGGCCGATTTGTGTCTCTATTAATCTATCGATGCGCCAGTTCCTGCAGCCGAATCTGGCTGGAAAAATTGGGGCGATTCTGCAGGAGATTGGTCTCGATCCCAGCTATGTTGATCTGGAGATTACAGAGAGTATGACACTGGACAAGGAGACCGCCTTTGACCAGCTGAACCGCCTGAAGAGACTTGGCGTATGTATCAGTATTGATGATTTCGGCACTGGCTACAGCTCGTTGCATTATCTTAAGAACATGCCGATTGACCGGCTGAAGATTGACCGTTCCTTTGTCTCAGAAGTGATGGAGGACAGCAACAATGCGGCGATTGTCTCCACGATAACCTCCATGGCCCACCACTTGAAGCTTAAGGTAACTGCGGAAGGCGTTGAGAACAAGGAGCAGCTGCATTTCCTGCGCCAGCAGCATTGCCATGAAGCGCAGGGATTTCTGTTCAGCAAGCCGGTCAAAGCAGAGGAGTTCGAATTGTCTTTTCTGAAGCCTTTACTGGAAATGCCGTCGTAA
- a CDS encoding FeoA family protein, with translation MASASCSLLRLQPGSTGSIYRIEGMNPILRRRLADLGVSEGVMIRLKGKGPFMGPITLECNGQLFAIRRKEASMIEVKVS, from the coding sequence ATGGCTTCTGCATCCTGCTCCTTGCTGCGTTTACAACCAGGCTCTACTGGCTCTATTTATAGAATCGAAGGCATGAACCCCATCCTGCGCCGCCGTCTTGCCGATCTGGGAGTATCTGAAGGTGTAATGATCCGCCTGAAGGGTAAAGGACCTTTTATGGGCCCGATTACGCTGGAATGCAACGGTCAATTATTCGCTATCCGCCGGAAAGAAGCATCGATGATAGAGGTGAAGGTTTCATGA
- a CDS encoding FeoB-associated Cys-rich membrane protein, with the protein MIVNILIVTLIFGYSGWMLYRHVQKGKEGACAGCDKGKTCSAASMDSPLSCCGSTADSKH; encoded by the coding sequence ATGATAGTCAATATTCTGATTGTAACGCTTATCTTCGGGTACTCTGGCTGGATGCTGTACCGTCATGTTCAAAAGGGTAAAGAGGGCGCCTGTGCCGGTTGTGATAAAGGCAAGACCTGTTCAGCCGCTTCGATGGATTCACCCCTGTCATGCTGCGGAAGTACAGCCGACAGCAAACATTAG
- a CDS encoding SDR family NAD(P)-dependent oxidoreductase: MKTIAIVGAGPGLGLSIAKKFGAHGFRVALIARNADKLNTLVEELARLDIDAAAFPADLYNKEQLNAAFQDIKDKYGFIDVLEFSPASGSYPPTPATQVTEEIALDAFQSQVIGAIRSVGQVLPEMLEKKTGALLFTTGLSSLYPIPMMGNMGIALSGLRNYAMNLHSDLAPQGIYVAHLAIGAFIKPGTAADPDLIADAWYDLYANGTEAEGTFPQGVTPATILW, translated from the coding sequence ATGAAAACAATCGCTATCGTAGGCGCAGGACCGGGTCTGGGGTTATCCATTGCCAAGAAGTTTGGCGCACACGGCTTCCGTGTCGCGTTGATCGCCCGTAATGCAGACAAATTAAATACCCTAGTAGAAGAACTTGCAAGACTGGATATCGACGCTGCTGCCTTTCCTGCGGATCTCTACAACAAAGAGCAGCTGAACGCTGCTTTTCAGGATATCAAAGATAAATACGGCTTCATTGATGTGCTTGAGTTCAGTCCGGCCAGCGGCAGCTATCCGCCGACTCCGGCAACGCAGGTTACGGAAGAAATAGCACTTGACGCGTTCCAGTCCCAAGTCATCGGCGCGATCCGCAGTGTGGGGCAGGTACTGCCGGAGATGCTGGAGAAGAAGACCGGCGCTCTTTTATTCACAACCGGCCTGTCCTCCCTGTACCCGATCCCTATGATGGGCAATATGGGAATTGCACTCAGCGGGCTGCGCAACTATGCGATGAATTTGCACTCGGATCTGGCCCCGCAGGGCATTTATGTAGCTCATCTGGCTATCGGCGCATTTATAAAGCCGGGAACTGCAGCCGATCCGGATCTGATTGCCGATGCTTGGTACGATCTGTACGCTAACGGCACTGAGGCCGAAGGTACATTCCCCCAAGGTGTTACACCGGCCACCATCCTCTGGTAA
- a CDS encoding aldolase catalytic domain-containing protein, which translates to MKSNQSKIVDCTIRDGGLVNNWDFSIEFVQKLYAGLNEAGVDYMEIGYKNSPKLLKGSEGAGPWRFLNDDFLRKVIPQKGHTKLSALVDIGRVDVNDILPRSESMLDLIRVACYSKDVDKALELVQTFHDLGYETTINIMALSNVMENELLEAFEQIRESVVDVVYIVDSYGSLDHNDIHYLVEKFRTHLPDKRLGVHTHNNLQLAFSNTLIAAEKGVELLDASCYGMGRAAGNCPTELLVTHLKNTKYTLRPVLDIIENLMIPLREKEEWGYIIPYMITGTLDEHPRSAMALRSSADKDKAVDFYDKLTTPEVNFGDK; encoded by the coding sequence GTGAAGAGTAATCAGAGCAAGATTGTCGATTGTACCATCCGTGACGGGGGATTGGTGAATAACTGGGATTTCAGTATTGAATTTGTTCAGAAATTATACGCCGGTTTGAATGAAGCTGGTGTTGATTATATGGAAATCGGATATAAAAACTCACCGAAGCTGCTAAAAGGATCCGAGGGTGCAGGTCCATGGCGTTTCCTGAATGATGATTTCCTGCGCAAGGTGATTCCGCAAAAAGGCCATACCAAGCTGTCGGCACTGGTCGATATTGGCCGTGTAGACGTGAATGATATCCTGCCCCGCAGCGAGAGTATGCTGGATCTGATTCGTGTAGCCTGCTACAGCAAAGATGTGGACAAGGCGCTTGAACTGGTTCAGACCTTCCACGATCTGGGTTATGAGACTACGATTAATATTATGGCTCTATCCAATGTCATGGAGAATGAACTGCTTGAAGCGTTCGAACAGATCCGTGAGAGCGTCGTTGATGTTGTATATATCGTTGATTCTTACGGCAGTCTGGATCACAATGACATCCATTACCTGGTAGAGAAGTTCAGAACACATTTGCCGGATAAACGCCTGGGTGTACATACACATAACAATCTGCAGCTGGCCTTCTCCAATACACTGATTGCTGCGGAAAAAGGTGTCGAGCTGCTGGACGCTTCTTGCTACGGCATGGGCCGTGCTGCAGGCAATTGCCCTACAGAGCTGCTGGTTACCCATTTGAAGAATACCAAATACACCCTGCGTCCCGTTCTGGATATCATTGAGAACCTGATGATTCCTTTGCGTGAGAAGGAAGAATGGGGTTATATCATCCCTTATATGATTACAGGAACACTTGATGAGCATCCTCGCTCGGCGATGGCGCTGCGATCTTCAGCCGATAAAGACAAGGCGGTTGACTTCTATGACAAGCTGACAACACCTGAGGTTAATTTCGGGGATAAATAA
- a CDS encoding leucyl aminopeptidase — MIIEWSSGSEAASLQGDALCFIVSEAQAQGEGLPAEWAERISLLSKAGLFSGKLGQVYLLPVTGRPERPVVILAGSGNGSAGVHDLRLLMAQTARAAHRLKAAALIVQIPDEWNQLPGAVEAETAGQALAEGLVLGAYRRRHYKLEQPAYAGLNTVRLHIERQSGPSEDERWKTGILRGQAFGEATNLARDLTNLPGNLLTPSELAAAAIEVAERHSLPAEVLDEREIALKGMGGLLAVGKGSVNSPRMIAIRYQGTNHWENVVGIVGKGITFDTGGISLKRAPGMEDMISDMGGAAAVLGVMEALGRLRPRINVVMLIPSAENMPSAGAFKPGDIITSLSGRTIEVLNTDAEGRVVLGDAITYAREWGAERIIDVATLTGAVLSILGDVATGAVTNDEGFLAELMEASRLSGEQIWALPVYPEFREMLKSEVADIRNAAGRYGGASTAGLFIGEFAEGLPWIHLDIAGTAFLSKERGVNPKGATGVMVRTLLEYLFRLASDPGSQADTAGSSS; from the coding sequence GGCTGTTTAGCGGCAAGCTGGGGCAAGTGTATCTGCTGCCTGTGACTGGCCGTCCGGAGCGGCCGGTTGTCATTCTGGCCGGGAGCGGGAATGGCAGCGCAGGAGTCCATGACCTGCGGCTGCTGATGGCGCAGACCGCAAGGGCGGCTCACAGACTGAAGGCAGCTGCCCTTATTGTGCAGATACCGGATGAGTGGAATCAGCTGCCCGGGGCAGTGGAGGCGGAGACCGCGGGTCAGGCCCTCGCAGAAGGCTTGGTCCTTGGGGCATACCGCCGCAGACATTATAAGCTGGAGCAGCCGGCATATGCCGGCCTGAACACCGTACGGCTGCATATAGAACGTCAGAGCGGGCCGTCAGAAGACGAACGCTGGAAGACAGGCATCCTGCGCGGCCAGGCCTTTGGTGAAGCGACGAATCTGGCCCGCGACCTGACCAATCTCCCGGGGAACCTGCTGACACCCTCAGAGCTTGCGGCAGCAGCTATTGAAGTAGCCGAACGTCACAGCCTTCCGGCTGAGGTGCTGGATGAACGTGAGATTGCACTCAAAGGAATGGGCGGGTTGCTGGCGGTCGGCAAAGGCAGTGTGAATTCGCCGCGTATGATTGCCATTCGCTATCAGGGAACCAATCATTGGGAGAACGTGGTGGGGATTGTCGGCAAAGGCATCACCTTCGATACCGGGGGCATTTCGCTCAAAAGAGCCCCGGGCATGGAGGACATGATTAGTGACATGGGCGGTGCAGCTGCTGTACTTGGAGTTATGGAGGCCTTAGGGCGTCTGCGTCCCCGGATTAATGTGGTGATGCTTATTCCATCAGCTGAGAATATGCCGTCAGCCGGCGCTTTTAAACCTGGCGATATTATAACTTCACTTAGCGGAAGAACGATAGAAGTGCTGAATACCGATGCGGAAGGCAGAGTAGTTCTAGGCGATGCAATTACTTATGCGCGGGAGTGGGGAGCGGAACGGATTATTGATGTCGCCACGCTGACCGGGGCCGTCTTGTCCATTCTGGGCGATGTGGCAACGGGTGCTGTAACGAATGATGAAGGGTTCCTGGCGGAGCTAATGGAAGCCTCCAGGCTGTCAGGCGAGCAGATTTGGGCCCTCCCCGTCTATCCGGAGTTCCGTGAGATGCTGAAGAGTGAGGTTGCCGATATCCGCAATGCTGCAGGAAGATACGGAGGAGCTTCTACAGCCGGATTATTCATCGGCGAATTTGCCGAAGGACTGCCCTGGATTCATCTGGACATCGCCGGAACGGCATTCCTGTCCAAAGAACGGGGAGTGAACCCCAAGGGGGCAACGGGTGTGATGGTGCGTACGCTGCTTGAATATTTGTTCCGCTTAGCTTCTGACCCTGGAAGCCAGGCAGATACTGCTGGATCTTCTTCATGA
- a CDS encoding TRM11 family SAM-dependent methyltransferase produces MPKGGNRSYIYTYAHSEDETSLCGMELRCLFGREIPPAIFASEVQVDVSRSPFIKERIDVMYEGDTLPEIYKLTEQVELEGRTFKVIFVKTNDLAPEHKIEYDERRVIEREIGLRIEGEADVNHPELTYGIVTLGGRWYFGTYHKNKATWFRQMKKPRSYSIALSTRVARAAVNMAVPHIAGVKMIDPCCGIGTVMVEALSMGIDIVGRDINPLIAAGARTNIAHFGFESIVTLGDIADIEEHYDVAIVDMPYNLYSRITPEEQFAILTNTRRIADRVVIVAIEAMDEMIHSAGFTIIDRCIAKKGAFSRHLMLCE; encoded by the coding sequence CTGCCCAAGGGCGGAAACCGGTCTTATATCTATACCTACGCCCATTCTGAGGATGAGACATCCTTATGCGGCATGGAGCTGCGCTGCCTGTTTGGCCGGGAGATTCCGCCGGCTATATTCGCAAGCGAAGTCCAGGTGGACGTCAGCCGCAGCCCTTTTATTAAAGAGCGGATTGATGTGATGTACGAAGGGGACACGCTCCCGGAAATCTACAAGCTAACGGAGCAGGTGGAGCTGGAAGGGCGGACCTTTAAGGTTATTTTTGTGAAGACGAATGATCTGGCGCCTGAGCATAAAATTGAATACGATGAACGCAGAGTGATTGAGCGGGAAATCGGCCTGCGGATTGAGGGTGAGGCGGATGTGAACCATCCGGAGCTGACCTACGGGATTGTAACGCTGGGCGGACGCTGGTACTTCGGCACGTATCATAAGAATAAGGCAACCTGGTTCCGGCAGATGAAAAAGCCGCGCAGCTACTCCATTGCACTCAGCACGCGGGTGGCCCGGGCGGCGGTCAATATGGCGGTTCCCCATATAGCCGGAGTGAAAATGATAGATCCCTGCTGCGGGATTGGCACGGTAATGGTTGAGGCTTTGTCTATGGGAATCGATATTGTAGGACGTGATATTAATCCGCTTATTGCTGCGGGAGCGCGGACGAATATCGCCCATTTCGGCTTCGAGAGCATCGTCACGCTCGGGGATATCGCCGACATTGAGGAGCATTACGATGTCGCTATAGTGGATATGCCTTATAATCTGTATTCGCGGATAACCCCTGAGGAGCAGTTTGCCATTCTCACTAATACCCGCCGGATTGCTGACCGGGTTGTGATTGTGGCGATTGAAGCGATGGATGAGATGATTCATTCTGCAGGCTTCACGATTATCGACCGTTGTATAGCGAAGAAAGGCGCGTTCTCCCGTCATTTGATGCTGTGCGAGTAG
- the feoB gene encoding ferrous iron transport protein B, translated as MSSIALVGNPNTGKTSLFNTLTSSYEYVGNWAGVTVEKKVGSLKNGAGKLIDLPGIYSLHPLSRDEGVAAQYLIEETPEALINIVDASQLERNLLLTLQLLEYGKPIVLGLNMIDVANARGIQVNPEVLQAQLGITVLPLIARTGKGSSQVLSALEKPANIRPVSFQLDYGELVEEAILSITNKLQQIAGLPNLRWVSLQLMEQNPVVLELLKKRMDTSELMLICDACQTKLQQQKLALTLPQWIRSIRMDHIRSVCAAAIDATKQKPHNLTERLDSILTHRFLGLPLFIVFMYAMFKTTFDWVGGPLSDLVDGFIGGPLSDGANSLLQTIGASGFTHALIVDGIIGGVGGVLVFVPQIFILFLMISFLEDSGYMARVCLLMDSTMERMGLNGKAFIPFIIGFGCNVPAIMAARSIEQPKDRMLTTLLLPLMSCSARLPVYLLFAAVFFPAQQATAVLAMYVMGVVFALILCKLFSKHLFKNESSIFIIELPPYRMPQFKTLGRSTWEKGKGFLRKAGTIILAGSVIIWLMSYAGPSGFNVEMDNSFLAKFGGLIAPLLQPLGFGTWQAGSTLVPGFLAKEVVVSTMNIIYHAPDSAGLEGQIASVFTPLSSVSFMAFILLYIPCLATVGVIKKETASWKWTFFSMGYSLVLAYAVSLVIFQGGRLLGWS; from the coding sequence ATGAGTTCCATCGCACTTGTTGGGAACCCCAACACCGGAAAAACCTCGCTTTTCAATACACTCACATCTTCGTATGAATATGTAGGGAACTGGGCAGGCGTTACTGTTGAGAAGAAGGTCGGCAGCTTGAAGAATGGGGCCGGCAAACTGATTGACTTACCCGGAATCTATTCACTTCATCCGCTCTCCCGCGACGAAGGTGTAGCTGCCCAATATCTGATCGAAGAAACACCCGAAGCTCTCATTAATATTGTCGATGCGTCGCAATTGGAACGAAATCTGCTGCTTACCCTGCAGCTGCTGGAATACGGCAAGCCGATTGTACTCGGACTGAATATGATTGATGTTGCCAATGCCCGCGGAATCCAGGTTAATCCTGAAGTGCTGCAGGCACAGCTTGGAATAACCGTGCTGCCGCTGATTGCCCGAACAGGCAAAGGAAGCAGCCAGGTACTGAGCGCACTGGAGAAACCGGCGAATATTCGCCCAGTGAGCTTCCAGCTGGATTACGGTGAACTTGTTGAAGAGGCGATACTTTCAATTACTAATAAACTGCAGCAGATCGCCGGGCTGCCTAACCTGCGCTGGGTTTCGCTGCAGCTGATGGAGCAGAATCCGGTAGTACTCGAGCTGCTCAAGAAACGTATGGATACTTCCGAGCTGATGCTTATCTGCGATGCCTGTCAGACCAAGCTGCAGCAGCAGAAGCTGGCGCTTACCCTTCCGCAATGGATCCGCTCCATCCGTATGGACCACATCCGCAGTGTATGCGCAGCAGCTATCGATGCAACGAAGCAAAAGCCGCATAATCTGACGGAGCGGCTGGATTCCATCCTGACTCACCGTTTTCTGGGGTTGCCTCTGTTCATCGTCTTTATGTATGCCATGTTCAAAACGACCTTTGACTGGGTTGGCGGACCTTTATCAGATCTTGTGGACGGCTTCATTGGCGGCCCCCTTAGTGACGGAGCCAACTCACTGCTGCAGACGATTGGCGCATCAGGCTTTACTCATGCTTTGATTGTCGATGGTATTATCGGAGGTGTCGGCGGCGTGCTCGTCTTCGTTCCACAGATTTTCATCCTGTTCCTGATGATCTCCTTCCTGGAGGATTCCGGTTACATGGCACGCGTCTGTCTGCTGATGGACAGCACGATGGAGCGTATGGGTCTGAACGGCAAAGCCTTCATTCCTTTCATTATCGGCTTCGGCTGCAACGTGCCGGCGATTATGGCCGCCCGGAGTATCGAACAGCCCAAGGACCGCATGCTGACAACGCTGCTTTTGCCGCTGATGTCCTGTTCAGCAAGGCTGCCGGTGTACCTGCTGTTTGCAGCGGTCTTCTTCCCGGCCCAGCAAGCAACTGCGGTGCTGGCGATGTATGTGATGGGAGTAGTCTTCGCCCTGATTCTGTGCAAATTATTCTCCAAGCATCTGTTCAAGAATGAGTCCTCCATCTTCATCATTGAGCTGCCTCCTTACCGGATGCCGCAGTTCAAGACACTGGGCCGCAGTACCTGGGAGAAGGGCAAAGGCTTCCTGCGTAAAGCCGGAACGATCATTCTTGCCGGTTCGGTTATCATCTGGCTGATGTCTTATGCGGGCCCTTCCGGATTCAATGTGGAGATGGACAACTCGTTCCTGGCCAAATTCGGCGGGCTGATCGCACCGCTGCTGCAGCCGCTCGGCTTCGGAACCTGGCAGGCTGGTTCAACACTGGTTCCCGGCTTCCTCGCCAAAGAGGTTGTTGTCTCCACCATGAATATCATCTACCATGCGCCGGATAGTGCAGGGCTGGAAGGTCAAATTGCTTCGGTCTTCACACCGCTTAGTTCGGTCAGCTTCATGGCCTTTATCCTGCTCTACATTCCTTGCTTGGCTACGGTTGGAGTTATCAAGAAAGAAACGGCATCCTGGAAATGGACCTTCTTCTCCATGGGATATTCACTGGTACTGGCGTATGCCGTGTCACTGGTTATTTTCCAGGGCGGCCGGTTGTTAGGATGGTCATAA